Below is a window of Nocardioides conyzicola DNA.
CCGACGTCGTGATCCTCGGCCCCGAGGGCCGCATCTTCGTCACCGGTCCGGACGTCGTCCGGTCGGTCACCGGCGAGGACGTCGACATGCTCCGCCTCGGCGGGCCTGAGCCCCACGGCCGACGCTCCGGCGTCGTCCACATCCTCGCCGACTCCGAGCGCGACGCGCTCGACCGTGCCCGCGACGTCGCGTCGCTCCTCGGCTCCCAGGGCAGCATGGCCGTCGACGAGGTCACCGACAGCGACCTCGAGGCGATCCTGCCCGAGTCCAAGAAGCGCGCGTACGACGTGCACCCCCTCGTCGAGGCGATCCTCGACGAGGGCACCGGCCAGGAGCTGCACGCCCGCTGGGCCCCCAACATCGTCACCACGCTGGGTCGCCTGGGCGGCCGCACGGTCGGCGTCGTCGCCAACAACCCCCTGCGGCTCGGCGGCTGCCTCGACTCGCTGTCGGCCGAGAAGGCGTCCCGCTTCGTGCGGATGTGCGACGCCTTCGGCGTCCCGCTCGTCGTGGTCGTCGACGTCCCCGGCTACCTGCCCGGCGTCGGACAGGAATGGGACGGCGTGGTCCGCCGCGGCGCCAAGCTCCTGCACGCGTTCGGCGAGTGCGTGGTCCCCCGAGTCACCCTCGTGACCCGCAAGACGTACGGCGGCGCCTACATCGCCATGAACTCGCGCTCGCTCGGCGCCACCAAGGTCTTCGCCTGGCCGGGAGCGGAGGTCGCCGTCATGGGCGCGGTCGCCGCGATCCGGATCCTGCACCGTCGCCGGCTGGCCGAGGTCTCCCCCGACATCCGCCCGCAGGTCGAGGCCGAGCTGGCCGCCGAGCACGAGCGGATCGCCGGCGGCGTGGACAAGGCCGTCGAGATCGGTGTCGTCGACGAGGTCGTGTCGCCGTCGCAAACCCGCTCGGCGATCGCGCGGGCCATCGAGGAAGCGGTGCAGTCGGTCGGCGTCCGCCGGGGCGCGCACGGCAACATCCCGCTCTGAGCCTCCCGTAACCCCTCCGGTGGTCCTGCGTTGGACTACCTATGACGCGCGTCACACGCACCACGGCCGTCCTGGCCGGAGCCGGCGTCGCGATCGGGCTGCTCGGAGCCCCGACTGCGGCGGCCGCCGATCCGGCCGAGCCGATCACCACGCTCGTCGGCACGCTGCTCGGGCAGCAGCCGTCCCCGGATCCCGGTCCAGCCCCTCGCAAGCGCGCCGACTACGGCCGCACCGCGGCTCCCGACGGGACCCTGCGACGGGGCTGCCACAACTACCC
It encodes the following:
- a CDS encoding acyl-CoA carboxylase subunit beta, whose protein sequence is MTAVAAKPAKLPREEDPRNPVHRLTALFDEGSLELITPDDDSGMLAAIGDVDGTRAVAFCSDATVMGGAMGDLGCRVVVDAYNRAMTDRIPIIGLWHSGGARLAEGVLSLHAVGRIFQVMTQASGKIPQVSVVLGPAAGGAAYGPALTDVVILGPEGRIFVTGPDVVRSVTGEDVDMLRLGGPEPHGRRSGVVHILADSERDALDRARDVASLLGSQGSMAVDEVTDSDLEAILPESKKRAYDVHPLVEAILDEGTGQELHARWAPNIVTTLGRLGGRTVGVVANNPLRLGGCLDSLSAEKASRFVRMCDAFGVPLVVVVDVPGYLPGVGQEWDGVVRRGAKLLHAFGECVVPRVTLVTRKTYGGAYIAMNSRSLGATKVFAWPGAEVAVMGAVAAIRILHRRRLAEVSPDIRPQVEAELAAEHERIAGGVDKAVEIGVVDEVVSPSQTRSAIARAIEEAVQSVGVRRGAHGNIPL